DNA from Papio anubis isolate 15944 chromosome 1, Panubis1.0, whole genome shotgun sequence:
ACAATTTTGTCTTGCGtgtaatatttagaatttttaggaaatttttccaaggaaatagcatttttaaataatatttttcaggaaagtatttctcacttatttttgtgAATTTGCATGGCATTTGAATATGATAGTTAACATATTTCAtttcagagaaattttttttaagaatattaacttcattattttactGAATGCATTTCTAAGAAAGTCCTTAAGCACATATTGTTCCTCCAATATGATTtccctactttttaaaatctttcctcaataacaatattttcatattgttgttgcttttgtttaccttctaatacatttttcttactttGCCTTTCGAAactttcacttaattttttttatcatttattatatttttacttttcaatggTCCATTATTGTTACCTGTTGCATCCTTTTAGATAGcaaatgatatttatttcatGGATTTCATAGCATATCATACGTCTCTGAAGATAATGAATTCTGATCACAACAATTCTTCTGCATTTTTTAATCATCATAATCTCAGTGTATTTATGAGTATGATCATGTGTGATTATGcatatttctgtgtgtatgcatgctGTGTGAATGTTAGTCGTATATGTGGCTATACTAGCTCAAAATTCTGGTGGTATTTGGCTCTAGGCTAATATTTAAGCTAAAAATCTCCAGTCCTTTTAGGCATACTGTGCAAAGTTGTTCTCTGATGTCTTCTATCTGGAGCAGAGTTTCTAACGCACCTCTACCCAGAAGTTTGCCAGAATtctagtttctgtttttatttaggaGATAGAACTTTCctcaaaattcattcttttgaagGATCCATAAAGCAATCTATAATGTTATCTAAGCactagagaaggaaaagacaaaatgtGTAACCTATTTGGTAAGGGGTCTGCTTTCACTAGAGCATTTTGAAATTAGGCAAGGAGGCAAAAGAGAATGGATAATGATGACTGTTGAAAATCAAGAGTGTGAATTAACATGGCTTTGGTTAAAGGGACATAGCAATAAGGATTTATTCTGGATTTCTAAATAAATGAACCAAATAATGATAACTGATGAAATAATTGATAATTGGCattattgtgcaaacatcattCAAGTTTCTCAAAATGACGGAGAGGCTGCTGCAGTTTTAGAAGTAAATCTGGCAGAATAAACATGGGTTGGGTGAGGCAACTCATGATTGCACTTCTAGCATTTGCAAAGCCGAGACAGGAGTATTGGTGAGGctgagttcaaaaccagcctgggcaacatagcaagacttcatgtctacaaaaaaaaaggttaactaggtatggtggcacgtggttgtagtctcagctactcaggaggctgaggcaggtggatcgcttgagccagaatgtcaaggatgcagtgagcaatGATATTGCCACTTCACTCCCTCCTGGgtaacagaaagagaccctgtcactcaaaaaaataaaagtataaatatggAAAGATAATATATCTTCCTATAAAGATAATATATCTTCCTATAAAgataatactatttttttcaaatataaatctaaatgtatgcatttatattGACTTTCTATGCATATGTATTCAATATAACATCTGATTTTGATTATATCTGAGTTAGTGTCAGGCAGTAAAATATTATTCTATTGAAGTTGTAATAGAGATATCTTTCTTATAAGTTTatatatttctcagaaaaaaatctggTAACAAATGTTGGTCTCATCAAATGTGAAACTCTGGGTAAAAAAacaagatttctttttcaaaacaggTACAAAATCAGATCAAAGAAGGCTGAGtacaataaaacattttgagagagaaagagaccataTTCAGATAATTTGTATTATACTATACTGTATACTCgttctattttattataagtTACTCTTGTTTATCTCTTActtgtcttatttaaaaattaaactttatcagaAGTATGTATggacacaaaataatatatatagggCTCAGTGTCAACCCCAGTCTCGAGAATTTACTGGGGGGCTTCAAATGCATCCGCTGCAGATAAAGATGGATTTCTGTGCTTAACTTATCCTTGTGTCTCCCTTCAGGAAAGAGCATATAAAATCCCCATGGAAAATTACAATCAAACATCAACTGATTTCATCTTATTGGGGTTGTTCCTGCCATCAAGAATTGGCCTTTTGCTCTTCATCCTCATTGTTCTCATTTTCCTAATGGCTCTATTTGGAAACCTATCCATGATTCTTCTCATCTTTTTGGACACCCACCTCCACACACCCATGTATTTCCTACTTAGTCAGCTCTCCCTCATTGACCTAAGTTACATCTCCACCATTGTTCCTAAGATGGCTTCTGATTTTCTGTATGGAAACAAGTCTATCTCCTTCACTGGGTGTGGGATTCAGAGTTTCTTCTTCTTGGCATTAGGAGGTGCAGAAGCACTACTTTTGGCATCTATGGCCTACGATCGTTACATTGCTGTTTGCTTTCCTCTCCACTATCTCATCCGCATGAGCAAAAGAGTGTGTGTGCTGATGATAACAGGATCTTGGATCATAGGCTCTATCAATGCTTGTGCTCACACTGTATATATTCTCCATATTCCTTATTGCCAATCCAGGGCCATCAATCATTTCTTCTGTGATGTCCCGGCCATGGTGACTCTGGCCTGCACGGACACCTGGGTTTATGAGGGCACAGTGTTTTTGAGCACCACCATCTTTCTGGTGTTTCCCTTCATTGGTATTTCATGTTCCTATGGCCGGGTTCTCCTTGCTGTCTACCGCATGAAATCtgcagaagggaggaagaaggccTACCTGACCTGCAGCACCCACCTCACTGTAGTAACTTTCTACTATGCACCTTTTGTCTACACCTATCTGCGTCCAAGATCCCTGCGATCTCCAACAGAGGACAAGGTTCTGGCTGTTTTCTACACCATCCTCACCCCAATGCTCAACCCCATCATCTACAGCCTGAGAAACAAGGAGGTGATGGGGGCCCTGACACGAGTGAGTCAGAGACTCTGCTCTGTGAAAATGTagaaacattttctatttaaGGCCCCAGGACTCAGATACACATCCATCCAGCAGTgtatagtaattaaaacattatttcaatcCTAGAGTTCAGGAGCTAAAAGTAATCAaggtaagaggaaaaaaaaatcactgatttcTGGACAAaattgttacacacacacacacacacacacacacataattctAAACAACCTTTTTTCTTCATGGCATTGTTTCCATAAATTTTGAAAGCATCTACTTTTGCTAATATGTTGTCAATGagaatttttggttttggtcatgcagaaatggaaatgaaatttgTCTAAATTTGGCACTCAGCATAACAATTTCATTATGGTCAATTTGTTTTccagtaattttaaatttacttttttgtttatgtctaaaacaaaacaaaaaataagtctCTTGACTTGGTGTATCTAATTGAAAGCTGTAAGATGTCTTATCTTTCTTATCTTAGACACTTAACATACCAGTTACCCATTCTTTCAATTTAGGGAAGTTGTTTTTACGCAATTTAGCAGAGAGCTCATCAGGGATTCTTAAGTCCTGATACCACTCTGGATGGCCTATGACAAGATTATGTTCTTTATAGGGGAATGAATCCCGGGAAATGATTTAACATTAGGTATATTTTGATCAACAACAAGGACTGGAATGTGCCAGCAGTAATAAAAATggttacatttaggtctttaaccTGTTTTGGGTTGATTTTGGTATAGTGTAAGGACGGGGAGTTtagtttgatttttctgtctaaaaatatccagttttcccagcaccgtatATTGAAGACACTGTCTTTTTCCCAATGAATGTTCTTGGTACTGCTGTCAAAAATCAGTTACACAGAAAGGTTTTGTGTGTTCTTACTCCTATGCGggatctaaaattttaaaaacctgaactAGTGGAAATAGATAAAAGACTGATGGTCACCAGAGGGTAGGAACGGTACAGGTGAGGGGTGATAAAGTGGGGATGGTTATAGttgcaaaaatataattagatagaatgaataagaatcagtatttggtagcacaatagaGTAACTATAGTAAACAATAATTATTGTAGAATTTATTGTACGTATTAAAGAATAACTGAAAGTGTGCAAttagaatgttcccaacacaaagaaacaagaCATATTTGAGGTGGTTACCCCAATTACCCCAatttgatcattatgcattgtatgtctttatcaaaacatcatataTACTCCACAATTATGTATTACTATTAAGTATccatagtaattaaaataaaaaaatcagttagctgtagatacatggatttatttctgcgttctctgttctgtttcactgttttatgtgtctgtttttatgccattgccattctgttttggttattacTTGTTTGTAGTATAGTTGAAGTTTGGTACTATTATggctccagtttttttcttttcattctagaatgctttgactatttgggttCCATACAATAGTTCGATAGAAATCTTTAATAATGGTTTTTACTATTTATGTAcagaatgtcattagtattttgatagacattgcattgaatctgtagtttggtcatttaaataatattagttcttccaatccatgagcattagatttctttccattcatttgtattcctcttcattttctttcaccaGTGATTTGTACAAACACATTCTAGTGTTCTCTTCCATGATTACAGTTAACAGTAAAGTATTACACAGTTCAATgctctttaaatttcatttctatttctaagCTGTGGATATTTGTTTTGCCATATTGTAGcagttaaaacataaattttgaacTTGTTTTACAAATCAGACTAAGTCTTTGTTGTGCTTTGTTGCAATGAGcagtgtgtatttttattttgtaatgattTACTAACAAAGTTTACTGCCTTAGCTTCCTGGCATTTCCTGTCCTGATATTCACTCAGATAGGTCATATTCCATGAATACAATGGGGAGGGGCTCTGGAACAGAGGGGAAATAGGCCTCCCATCATGAGTCACTCGCTGCTTCCAGGGAGATCACCTCCTTCCTTCCCCGTTAGAGACACTTGTACCCTACGGCCACCTGTGCCACTGCTTCTGTCATCACCACCAATCTGAGCCCAGCCATACCCCAGCCACTCCTTGGAATCCTGTGGTGCTGGGAAGTATtacaagatgtgtgtgtgtgtgtgtgtgtgcccccTTGTGTACACACTACTACTGGACCAAAACTGCTTGCAAATGTGACCAATCTGTCCAGCTCTTCTGTCACATGCATACTCAGAgatgaaattattaaatattccaATGATAACTGCAGAGCATGAAACTATGCATGGAGCCCTTTGAGTGTGGAATCCTGTGCATATGCCCATGAGGCCAGTCCCGAGAAGGATGGAAACAGTGAGCACGAAGTGAATGACATCATGCAGTCTAGGATAGTGGTGGGAATGTGAGACGGTCTGGGTGTTTGTATTCTCCCAAAATCCATATGCTTAAATCTTAACCCTTAATGTCATAGTATTAAGAGTTGGGGCCTTTTGGgaaatgattaggtcatgaggatggcaCCCTCTTGAATAAGATTAATGCCTTTCTAAAGGAGGATCAAGGGAGCTTATTTGTCCCTTCTACCATGTGGGGTCACAGCAGATGGTACCATGTATGGTGTcatagaaggcaccatctatgaaccagaaagcaagaTTTCTCCAGACACTGAATATTCAGTCACTGTGTCTTAAACTTCCCAGCTTCTGCAactctgagaaatacatttctcttgtttataGGTTACTCAGTTTAAGATATTTTTGTCATAGAAGCTTGAATAGACCGAGATACAATGCCGGCTGTTTTTGTTAGTTGTTATTACTGGAAAGAGCCTGAGGGAGGACTGAATTGAGCAGTGGTGCCCAGTTCAGACCCTTTACCCATTCCAGGTGGTGATTCATGGAGGGAAGCAGGAGACCTAGCTCTGTGATTTTCTGTGACGTACCATGGCCTTGGGGAAATCATTCCATCTCTCTGAAGTTAGTTTACTGAAAAACAATATGGATGGCTTTACCTTGTTGGTAAATGGCATCACTGAAGTCCCACCTACTGACATTCCTGTATAGGCAACGGTAATCCTATTTTTCATGCCAATGTCTCTGTGAATGGATAAAGAGGTCACCAATGAATGCTGAGCATTTCAAGGCTATCAGAAATGACTTCAAAATTCTTTTACCCCCATAGGCTCTGGTTCAGGGAAGCAATAAGCCCCTCCCCGCTGGCATAGTATCTGCACTCAGAGGCCACTCCTTCCCCCTTATGGTCATTAAGAATACTGGAGAAAAGtcaaattttccaaatatacTGTCACTTGCTACATTGTTTATGAGAATGTAGTCCTGATAATTTTGAAAGTTGGATAATAATCCCTCTTGGGGAAATTAATGAATTCATTGCCTCACAGAGTCCTTGGCTCACTGTTCATTGTGCCTGGTTTTAGCCAGTTTTCTTTCCCTCCAAATGTTATGCTGTGGTTATTTTTCACTTCACAGTCATTCTTTAATTGTTTCATGTCCTCAGGCTAGAAGATGCAAATTTTACAGCATGCGGTATCTATTAGCATTTCATACCACACTGTGTGCATTTAGAAATTTCTTATGTATTACATTAGCAAAGTTTGATTTATAGAAAGGGACATGAGTATTCTTTCTACTATAAAGGACAGTATCTTTCACATCACAACAAGCTGTGGTTCAATAGTGAAATAATTGAGTAGAGTGAAGGAGTGAATGACACACCATCCACAAATATGCTGAGTCAGCATATTTATTAGTTTGAGctgaaaacatttgagaaattttGGTTAACATTGGAGAGAAAGGTTATCTCACCTGTCTTTTCAGCATACAGCAAGTTCTGAAGATTCCTCCAGGAGCCTCTGGTACGTTCTGATACTCTTCCAGTACCCTTTCTGTATCAGAATAGAAAACTGCCCTTCACCAGAGCCTGACAGCCGGAGGAATGCAGTGGGCCTGAATAAATAAACTACCAGAATTAACCCTCATTTTTTACTATCTTTACACCCCCATATACCTCCCAGTGACTCCCTTGGAATGTATGGCTTTGAgctagtttctctttttttctgtacttttttctgcaatttatcattcttttgctaaaattataaaaaaaatcttgctttgaCCATTTATTTGGACTTCACACTCTTGTGAAGATTCCCATATACATGTAAAATGAATTAAACTTATATGCTTTTCCCTCGTTAATCTGTCTCGTATCTATTTGTTTCCTAGACCTTGGCGAAAGGCTCACAGGGGATATAAAGTGGGCAAGGTGGAGGTGATCCCTTGGTTTCTATAGAAGTAATAATTGGCTTTCTTTTGTAAGATTTACCTCAACCCCACTACTAACTATTTTTTTTACTTGCCTTTAAAATCTggagaaaaaatagacaattattttacagatgaaatatcTTATAAATCACTGAATACTTATTTGGTACTTATAGCGTTTGAggagaatacaaagatgaatacatGGATCACACATGTTGGATTGAGGTCAATTTGACATTTGGGACTTAATCTCAGCTATTTTGTCTCACTGCCACAAATTCAATCATATGatccttttaattttatctgataaatattttaaaatacatttgtcttcctccatccctctatTCACTGCCCTTACTTTTGATAGGGTTTTCCCTAAGGAAACTTaaaatttcacagaaattttgTCTTTACCACAAGTAGTGTGTTATTTACCTTCAGTATCCTCTATGCATTCTATAATTGTGAGCTGTCTGGTGAAGCTAGAAGGGCCAATTAGATAGTTGCAAAGATATTTCCCTGGTGCTAAAACTTAATTAATGAAGATCCCCTACCAGGGATCAGATGCGAAATACTGATTCAACAGActttattaaaagtaaatgaatacaaGTATCTACAATTTGCAGGAAGAAGCATTAACTCCAGGAGAAGAAGAAGGGCTTAATGTCAGGGAGCAGTCACTGGCTATGTGACACTGATTTAAAGTGCAACAAGTAATTCAGCAGGGCTACGAATTTTCTCACAAGTTAGAGTTAATTTCCTGATTAAACATCTTGTAAGTTTTGAATGGTTTAGCCCTATTTACCTTTTCAACGTGCAATTTTACCAGCATAAAGTGTACTGAAACTCTCAGTATCATAGCAGAATTGTCTTCTTTTACACATTATCAACTAAAATATCTATTCAGCCCCCTAATAAACTGATTTGTTAGAAATATAGTTATACTGTATCTTCACTGGTAGTTTTAATTGGCTTCCTCTGAATTGCTGAGTTTGATTGTTCCTAGATagttgcatgtttttaaaaaacccaggaaaaactcctaagtataataaaaatatttagtgcAATTATTTGCTcatattattctttttgtagattaattttctttaatatctaaataatatatgtattttatttttaagaataagagTCAAAGTCgaccgggcacagtagctcacacctgtaatcccaacactttgggaggccaaggcgggtggattaactgaggtcaggagtttgagaccagcctggcaaacatggtgaaaccccatctctacttaaaaaatacaaaaaattagctgggcatggtggggcgcacctgtaatcccagttactagggaggctgaggcaggagaatcgcttgaacctgggaggtggaggttgcagtgagccgagatcacgccattgcactccagactgggggacaaGATAATGTAAATAAGGGGTAGCTTTAGGGGTACTTGCCCAAGAACATGGGGGCCACCGGCAACctgtagccttcctatcaaagGTTTTAGACTCTGTAACCTGTGGATGGCCCGAATGTGTTCCATCTATTGCAGCCACCACCTTGTTAACTGAAGAAAGCAGACAGCTGACCTTTGGGGAAATTTGGTTGTAAGCACACCCCATCAAGTTAGAACTATTTTAAACCAGAAAGCAGGAAGATGGCTCACTGATTTAAAAGTATCAGTGGCTCAAGGATTTAAAGTATGAAGCTATCCTATGAGAAAGAGATGATTTAACCCTAACCACTGATAATTcacttaacccagcaggtttcctaacagggaaTCCAAATCTAAAAGGACCTGAGCATCAGTGTTTAGATTTAATTGATTATCACACAAAAGGAAGGTCTGATTTAATAGAGACCCCTTTCAAAACAGGGCAGCACTTATTTTAGATGGCTCTTCCCAGGTAATTGAAGGGAAAAGACACAAAGGTTATTCAGTAGTTGAAGGGGAAGCTCTCGCAGAAATCAAGTCAGGAagattgcctaataattggtctgcccAAATTTGTGAATTGTTTGCATTAAATCAGGCTTTGAAACACTTGCAGAACCAGGAACGGGCTATTTATACTGACTCCAAGTACGCCTTCGGGGTAGCTCACACCTGCGGAAAAATTTGGACTAGAAATTTTGACTAGAAAATATTGATTCAGATAATGGGACTCATTTCACTGCGCATGTCATTAAGAAATTAACCCAAACACTAGACATAACTGGGAATACCATACTCCCTGGCACCCACCTTCATCAGGAAGAGTGGAGAAAATGAACCAAACTTTGAAGAGCCGCTTGACCAAATTAGTCTTAGACACATGGTTCCATGGACTAAATGCCTTCCCATTGCCTTGTTAAGAATCCAAACTGCCCCCTCAGAAAGATGGTTTAGCTCCTTATGAGATGCTATATGGGTTGTCCTATTTACAACCCACTGCTGACATTCATACTTGGTCTACCACTTTCTCTTCCCTCAGAACTAAAGGTCTTTTAGCACAGGCACTACCCCTAGAGTTTCCAGCATACCAGCATCAGCCTGGGGATAATGTCCTCATCAAAAGTTGCAAAGAAGGAAAACTCAAACCTGCTTGGGAAGGACCTTACCTAGTGCTTCTAACCACCGAGACTGCAGCATAAAGAGGATGGGCTTATCATATCCGAGTCAAGAAGGCATCACCACCTCCAGAGCCACGGACCATTGTTCTGGGGGAGAgtcctaccaaactaaagctaagaaaaattgaACCCTCTTATATCTCCTTTACCCCTTCCATACCCAATGACTACTCGGATTGTCTTCCAGCTGACTGGGCATGGGCTGTATGGTAGCTCTTCCAAGACCCCACAGCCTGGGGTAATGAATTCTgctgagctctctctctctctctctctgctattcCCTGAAGTTCGACACCCTGCAGGTCAGCCCCCGAGGGGCAtccagcctccgtctcctgatGCCAATTTTACCTCATGTTTCTCACGGCAGGGGGAAAATTTAGCCTTCCTTGGAGACCTaacaggatgcagtgagcttcaGCCCTTCCAAGAGCTTACCAACCAGTCTGTCCTTATTCCATCCCTAATAACACAGCCTCTGATGGAACAAATAAAAAGGCCTTAAGGCCTTACTTCTTGCAATTGTTACAGGTGTACTTGTTCTTGTAGGATGCTACATTATACCTTGTATTCATGGATTAGTGCAGAGACTATGGAAACAGCTCTCACCAAAACCTTTCATTCTCCCCCCTCTTATTCAGATAAGCTCCTAGTTTAAGAAAACCAAGCAGAACAGCAGAGTCAAGACATGCTAAAAAATTTGAAGaggaagaattataaaaataaagagggggAAATTGTTGGATACAGTGAGCTCCTCTTCCAAGGTTCCACTTGTTCAACTCCCTCTTTCTTTGCCCTCTATTTTCAATGCCTAACTTCCTTGCCTCCTTGCCCCTAGTTACGGTAAACAAGCTTCTAGCCATTCCCAATCTGTAACCC
Protein-coding regions in this window:
- the LOC100999750 gene encoding olfactory receptor 2L8 produces the protein MENYNQTSTDFILLGLFLPSRIGLLLFILIVLIFLMALFGNLSMILLIFLDTHLHTPMYFLLSQLSLIDLSYISTIVPKMASDFLYGNKSISFTGCGIQSFFFLALGGAEALLLASMAYDRYIAVCFPLHYLIRMSKRVCVLMITGSWIIGSINACAHTVYILHIPYCQSRAINHFFCDVPAMVTLACTDTWVYEGTVFLSTTIFLVFPFIGISCSYGRVLLAVYRMKSAEGRKKAYLTCSTHLTVVTFYYAPFVYTYLRPRSLRSPTEDKVLAVFYTILTPMLNPIIYSLRNKEVMGALTRVSQRLCSVKM